From the Leptospirales bacterium genome, one window contains:
- a CDS encoding aldo/keto reductase: MLSSGPGSASEARGGASAEATTEYFQRIADSNQDYIDRYWHRPAIGWEVSRLGFGSYRVHRGVREHVDALRDALLSGVNVIDTAGNYADGASETMIGQTLEELFRARRLRREMIVLVSKAGFLQGQSARLLLRSGRYSQMDAIGPESWHSLDPDFLEDQLALSLSRLKQPSLDVLLLHNPETAMSGSSGKRRSIEQMRGLLARAFARLEQLVEQGRIGCYGVSSNALSLAADQPLLLSLPMTLELAGPNFRVLQFPGNLLESDFRFSRAGGYLLSDVAEQRGLWTMSNRPLNAMHERHGLVRLARLADPPPDDGDTEIADFDAAIGRLQEIESEIQERFGGERFRFGPELPAPSQIIQELRPRLLHREALRANLHLLQSPLQRAANRLNALAETEGERYAVEALARTANAALAHWERELDARYHQRMSSVEDALRQSSPRLAGLPLALQALLYLLARPTPVTVLAGMRRKEYVRQLCAAFRNEPPAPEEALAILQKAGSAIEEALH; the protein is encoded by the coding sequence ATGCTCAGCTCAGGGCCTGGCAGCGCCAGCGAAGCCCGTGGCGGGGCAAGCGCCGAAGCTACAACGGAATACTTCCAGCGCATTGCCGATTCCAATCAGGACTACATCGACCGCTACTGGCATCGGCCGGCGATCGGTTGGGAGGTTTCCCGTCTTGGTTTCGGAAGTTATCGCGTTCATCGGGGCGTGCGCGAACACGTCGACGCTCTGCGCGACGCATTGCTAAGCGGCGTCAACGTCATCGACACAGCCGGCAACTATGCCGACGGCGCCTCTGAAACCATGATTGGTCAGACTCTGGAAGAGCTTTTTCGAGCTCGTCGGCTGCGCCGTGAGATGATCGTTTTAGTCAGCAAGGCTGGCTTTCTACAAGGTCAAAGCGCCCGCCTGCTATTGCGATCGGGCCGCTACTCACAAATGGATGCGATCGGTCCAGAATCCTGGCACTCTCTGGACCCTGACTTTCTCGAGGATCAACTTGCGCTGAGCTTGAGTCGACTCAAGCAGCCGAGTCTGGATGTACTGCTGTTGCACAATCCGGAAACAGCGATGTCTGGCAGCAGCGGCAAGAGGCGCAGCATCGAGCAGATGCGTGGCTTGCTTGCTCGCGCCTTCGCCCGCCTGGAGCAGTTGGTCGAGCAGGGGCGCATCGGCTGCTATGGAGTTTCCTCCAATGCCCTGAGTCTGGCAGCCGACCAGCCGCTCTTGCTTTCGCTGCCGATGACGCTGGAGCTTGCCGGTCCAAACTTTCGAGTGCTGCAATTCCCCGGAAACTTGCTGGAAAGCGATTTTCGCTTCAGTCGAGCGGGCGGCTATCTGCTGAGCGACGTAGCCGAACAACGCGGCTTGTGGACAATGAGCAACCGCCCGCTGAACGCCATGCACGAGCGCCACGGGCTGGTCCGCCTGGCGCGCCTGGCCGATCCTCCGCCAGACGACGGCGACACGGAGATTGCCGATTTCGATGCGGCGATCGGACGACTGCAGGAAATTGAAAGCGAAATTCAGGAGCGCTTTGGCGGAGAACGCTTTCGATTTGGCCCGGAATTGCCGGCGCCCTCTCAAATCATCCAGGAACTGCGCCCGCGACTGCTGCATCGCGAGGCGCTGCGGGCCAATCTACATCTGCTGCAATCACCACTGCAGCGAGCGGCAAATCGTCTCAATGCTCTGGCAGAGACGGAAGGCGAGCGCTATGCCGTAGAGGCCCTGGCACGGACTGCAAACGCCGCCCTTGCTCACTGGGAGCGAGAGCTCGATGCTCGCTACCACCAGAGAATGTCGTCGGTGGAGGACGCGTTGCGTCAATCTTCGCCGCGGCTGGCCGGCTTGCCGTTGGCCCTGCAAGCGTTGCTCTACCTGCTGGCCAGGCCAACGCCGGTCACCGTGCTGGCCGGGATGCGGCGTAAGGAATATGTACGTCAGCTCTGCGCCGCTTTTCGCAATGAACCGCCGGCGCCAGAGGAAGCGCTGGCAATATTGCAGAAGGCCGGTTCGGCAATCGAAGAGGCCCTGCACTGA